One genomic window of Eisenibacter elegans DSM 3317 includes the following:
- a CDS encoding DUF2911 domain-containing protein — MIQSFFRTLGLACAMLSLSTISYAQVQLPQPSPAANVSQVVGLTEIKISYASPAIKGRQVWGGLVPYGQVWRSGANAPTKIHFSHDVSIGGKAVKAGTYTLLSIPGEQKWTIIINTDSKGNGAFSYLESDDVARVEVSPVVHSKSQERLSYRIEADADNKVGIVSLRWEKLEIPFEVVTDPVSIGKQNVEAAMRQMNGAWYSYAASAEFYLDNNLDAAQALAWAEKSIEMQDKHFFNRWIKARALAAQSKNKEALEAINEAKKIGDANPSGFYDSYKGRMNEATQAWSAKK, encoded by the coding sequence ATGATACAATCATTCTTTCGTACCCTTGGCTTGGCCTGCGCTATGCTAAGCCTCAGTACTATCAGCTATGCACAAGTACAGCTCCCACAGCCCAGCCCTGCGGCCAATGTGAGTCAAGTAGTTGGCCTTACCGAAATCAAGATTAGCTACGCCTCTCCAGCCATCAAGGGCCGCCAAGTATGGGGCGGGCTAGTGCCTTATGGCCAAGTATGGCGTAGTGGAGCCAATGCCCCTACCAAAATCCACTTCAGCCACGACGTAAGCATTGGTGGCAAGGCCGTAAAAGCCGGCACATATACCTTGCTTAGCATTCCTGGCGAGCAAAAATGGACAATCATCATCAATACAGACTCTAAGGGCAACGGTGCTTTCAGCTACCTCGAAAGCGACGATGTGGCGCGTGTAGAAGTAAGCCCTGTAGTACATAGCAAGAGCCAAGAACGCCTCAGCTACCGTATCGAAGCCGATGCAGACAACAAGGTAGGCATTGTGTCGTTGCGCTGGGAAAAACTCGAAATCCCCTTTGAAGTCGTTACGGATCCTGTCAGCATTGGCAAACAAAACGTAGAGGCCGCTATGCGTCAGATGAATGGCGCTTGGTATAGCTACGCCGCCTCGGCAGAGTTTTATCTCGACAACAACCTCGATGCTGCGCAAGCGCTGGCTTGGGCCGAAAAATCTATCGAAATGCAAGACAAACACTTCTTCAACCGCTGGATTAAAGCCCGTGCGCTTGCTGCCCAAAGCAAAAATAAGGAAGCACTTGAGGCCATTAATGAAGCCAAAAAAATTGGTGATGCCAACCCTTCCGGCTTCTACGACAGCTACAAAGGCCGTATGAACGAGGCAACACAGGCTTGGAGCGCTAAGAAATAG
- a CDS encoding ComEA family DNA-binding protein, with translation MPLQAQKKPDIDVDALILDLLPNPDGESFSDELLNDIVDVLYQLYQHPLNLNQAQRSELENLYVLSPYQINEFLKYRSKMGKLLSIYELQAIPGFDLTTIRRLKPFIIVSETVITKDARSLWRRIQEGDPTHYLILRNNQFLETKRGYTPADTNSRGLPNARYLGSPQQYFVRYRLSQTGDYSFGFTLEKDPGETIEWNPAQRYYGFDFVSFHAMLENQGRFKRILIGDYQLGIGQNLLLTAGFALGKGSETINTVRRNDWGVRPYTSTLESGFFRGAAVTYELMPRLELTGFYSRVRRDANVQERLIAIADSLSDGVSFETEFSSENFIESLQITGLHRTPSERAARQTILEENFGGHLNYKNRSENLSVGATFLATRYGIPLQRVERNYNRLEFNGQQNLNVGLNFNYYWQNFTFFGEAARSQSGGVGVVGGFLSSLSPKIDWAMLVRSYDPNFHSLYGSAFGEGSRNINERGIYTGLKVRPLPKMELSFFYDTFTFPFLRFNAAAPSQGSGYFARVTYRPQRGTELFVQFRDETKEINQRNNTAITRLITPFVRQDLIFSINMTTAQDLVLKSRVQFNRQEQEGFYSEGFMIFQDIAKSFGKLRLDARVAIFDDNTRRRADNTLSATFIYVYEKNVLWAPTLVRYSGAGYRYVLLAKYKLTRNIDFWARWAQTFRTDTDRIGTGLEQVDGNVLSQLTFQLKFDF, from the coding sequence TACCAAATCAATGAGTTTTTGAAATACCGGAGCAAAATGGGCAAGCTCCTGTCTATCTATGAGTTGCAGGCCATCCCTGGTTTCGACCTGACCACCATCCGGCGGCTGAAGCCGTTTATCATCGTGTCAGAAACGGTCATCACCAAAGATGCTCGCTCACTATGGAGACGCATACAGGAGGGAGACCCTACACACTACCTTATCTTGCGCAACAACCAGTTTCTGGAAACCAAACGGGGCTATACCCCTGCCGATACCAATAGCCGTGGCTTGCCCAATGCACGCTACCTTGGAAGCCCGCAGCAGTATTTTGTGCGATACCGATTGAGCCAAACTGGCGACTATAGTTTTGGATTTACCTTAGAGAAAGACCCGGGCGAAACGATAGAGTGGAATCCGGCGCAGCGGTATTATGGGTTTGATTTTGTTTCGTTTCACGCAATGCTCGAAAACCAAGGGCGCTTCAAACGGATTCTCATAGGGGACTACCAGCTAGGGATTGGCCAAAATCTGCTGCTTACAGCCGGTTTTGCTCTGGGCAAAGGCTCAGAGACCATCAACACCGTGCGTCGTAATGACTGGGGGGTTCGCCCCTATACCTCCACCCTAGAGTCGGGCTTTTTCAGAGGGGCTGCCGTAACTTATGAGCTGATGCCACGCTTGGAACTGACAGGTTTCTATTCGAGAGTGCGCCGCGATGCCAATGTCCAAGAGCGTCTGATTGCCATTGCAGACTCCCTGAGCGATGGAGTCAGCTTCGAAACAGAGTTTAGCTCCGAAAATTTTATCGAAAGCCTTCAAATTACAGGGCTACACCGCACCCCGTCGGAGCGGGCAGCCCGCCAAACCATCTTAGAAGAAAATTTTGGAGGGCATCTCAATTACAAAAATCGCAGCGAAAACCTCAGCGTAGGCGCAACTTTTCTAGCCACACGCTATGGGATACCGCTTCAACGGGTGGAGCGCAATTATAATCGATTAGAGTTCAACGGCCAGCAAAACTTGAATGTAGGGCTGAATTTCAACTATTATTGGCAAAATTTCACCTTTTTCGGAGAAGCTGCCCGTTCCCAAAGCGGAGGAGTAGGGGTTGTAGGCGGGTTTTTGTCGAGCCTTTCGCCCAAAATCGACTGGGCAATGTTGGTGCGCAGCTATGACCCTAATTTCCACAGCCTTTATGGCTCGGCTTTTGGCGAAGGCTCTCGCAATATCAACGAACGTGGGATTTATACCGGGCTCAAGGTGCGTCCATTGCCCAAGATGGAGTTATCGTTTTTCTATGACACCTTCACCTTCCCTTTCTTGCGCTTCAATGCCGCCGCTCCTTCGCAAGGCTCAGGTTATTTTGCGCGAGTTACCTACCGCCCACAGCGTGGTACAGAACTTTTTGTGCAATTTAGAGACGAAACCAAGGAAATCAATCAACGAAACAACACCGCCATCACGCGCCTTATCACGCCATTTGTGAGGCAAGACCTGATTTTTTCTATCAATATGACTACTGCCCAAGACCTAGTGCTCAAGAGCAGGGTGCAGTTCAACAGACAGGAGCAAGAGGGGTTTTACAGTGAGGGGTTTATGATTTTTCAGGACATAGCCAAGAGCTTTGGCAAGCTGAGGCTTGATGCCCGGGTAGCTATTTTTGATGACAACACCCGCCGCCGTGCCGATAACACCCTCAGCGCTACTTTCATTTATGTATATGAGAAAAATGTGCTCTGGGCGCCTACCTTGGTGCGTTATTCCGGTGCAGGCTATCGGTATGTCTTGTTGGCCAAATACAAACTCACGCGCAATATTGACTTCTGGGCACGCTGGGCGCAGACTTTCCGAACAGACACCGACCGCATCGGTACAGGATTAGAGCAGGTGGATGGAAATGTACTTTCACAGCTTACGTTTCAGCTGAAGTTTGATTTCTAA